A window of Gossypium hirsutum isolate 1008001.06 chromosome D13, Gossypium_hirsutum_v2.1, whole genome shotgun sequence genomic DNA:
GATTTAAGATATGGTGTCCTAACTCACGGGATATAATTTTTTCTCGATTGACGTGAAATACgccctttttaaaatttttaagtgattttgACAAAAGAATTGTTTTTTAAatcccttcaaaattttcaactttcgacaataagacattaattaatcaattaggtaccaattttgggtgtgacgagggtgctaatccttcctcgcacataatcgactcccaaacccgttttctcaaatttcgtagaccaaaatcattgttttagtaaaatcaaaacattttattaaaacaatcaaattgcgaggtgatctgatcacacctaataaaaaagattggtggcgactccaatgttttttaaataaaaagttgacccctttttgtcaaaaaatggtttcgacactccAACATTTCATAGAATTGATGTTGGACGAACTCATACCCTGtcgaagaaaataaaaagtatatttatgaATGTAAACAATGTATATGTTAAAgaatgatatagaaaataatatttactacGTACCCATGTTAATAGCATGTCGTTGCTTAGTAACCTTATGAAATTGGCCTATGTAATTTGACGCGATATAACATATACAATTCCTATGGTATGCACGATCCTATAGGCTTCCACGTTGATCAATTGCAACTTGTATTTCGGGTGCCTTATCAAAAATGATGCATATATCGAAAGGTGGTAAGCCTTTATCCAGGTAGCTTTCTTTGGACATAGTATGTGCATGTGTGGTGTGTAGAGATATTCATGGGCTGGGTTTagcctaagcatgatattaacacaCTTTATGCTTGCCCAAGCCTGGCCTAACCCGaaatatgagtctaaaattttgccTAAGCTCTCCCAGATTTGCAATGGTTAATCCAAGCCCATTCTAGGCCCacacatattattttttaaaaaaatatatatttgtattatattaatttactatttaataaattttcatgtttattaaaattttatatataattatcttaatatttttagtgtttacaTATATTAGTATTATATATGGGCGGACTGAGCTcgagccttgaatgttcaagctcaAGCTTGACCTATATTTTGAATTGGCCTAATTTTTTTGCTCAAACTCATTTTTCGAACcaaatatttttgtccaaaccctcttGAATTTCGGGAAGACCTTCGGCCCTAGACTGATAACCCGACCTATGAACATGCGTAATGTGGGTTTGCCCCTGGGTACTAACCTTAAAATTGTAGAGTAccaaaaaataaaccaaatttgagTACTGAAATTAGCCACAACTTATGTATGATTCAGAGGCTAATAGTAAAATTTTGCCTATAATAcagaattatttaaatatatatataaggtaaGTTACAAGCTTAATCATTTATATATGCTTAAAATTAAGTTTTAGtcattaaagttttttttttaagatagtCATTGAGTTTATTATGTTATGGCTACTGAATCGTTAATGATCCGAAGTGGCATGTTAACTTCACCTTTAGGAttttaattttaggttaaattgttCATCTAATCCCTGTACTATTccaattatttttcatttacctttttttcttcttctttttcttttctttgttctcCTTTTAATTCTTTATTCCCCTTCACATTCTTTTTAAAATACTTGATACTTTGATGTCTGGTATGACCAAGTAGTCTGTGGTGGTGAGATTTGAGTGTGGGATTTTCTTGAATGAGCTATTTGTGTTCTTTATTTTGCAATGCTTGGTTAATTTCTACCATTCAAACCACAATTTTGAACAtgaaaacctttttctttttcctcttcaaAAGCAGAAAAAATTAATGAGTACAGGGACTAGCTGCACAATTTGATCTGAAATTAAAAGGAATAAAGCAATACTTAGTCCCTGAACTTGGTAATTTTTTCCACCTTAGtctttgaacttttttttgtctATATTAGTCTGGGAACTTggcatttttctcaatttggtcCATTAACTTAGATTGTGTCACGTcatcacttaaaaatttttttttatttttttataattttaataatttttagattttattttattttttaattttcaagtaatAATAGAAATTTTGGGAGTGTGCCACATCATGATATATTAATAGAATCCAAGTTCaaggatcaaattgagaaaaattatcaaatttaagaCCTAAATATTACTTTATCCCAAATAAAAACCTATAGGTGAAGTTAGCATGCCACCCCAAATTGTTGTAACACGATTAAAACAATTAACCGCTAAGTAactataacataaaaattaataacattattaagCATAtggtaatttttaaaactttgaagagaaaaagataattttaagcaaacataaatgactaaactTGCAATTTACCCATATGTATATACAGACAGAATCACAGGACAGGGGCATCTTGTGTTGCTTATCATCCAAGATAATCAAAATCCCCTTTTTCTTTGCAGCCTTTAGCATAATCTGGAGTATTTTcgaaccaaaaaaaaagaaagtataaCAACAATGAAACTGAGACTGAGAAATCATGAATCCAGAGAAACCCTGAGAATCCAACTCCCATCTCCTTGTTCTTTTCTTCAACTCCAGGAAACCCTTTCTCTCTCCCTCCCTCCGCCCCATCCTCCTCCCTCTTCCCTCCGTTTTTACCTCAACGACAACGATTTGCTCCTACCGCCCTCCCCTCACTCTTCCCTCCATTCCCTTGGCGTCGTCGCCGGCGACCTTCTCTATTTCTCCTCCAACCCCACCGCTTTTTCCGCTGTTTCAGTAACCCAAATGGATGACCCCAATCGGGTGCCGGACAACAACAACAATCAAGAGACCCAAATGCAAGAATTGCCTCAATTTGAAGAACCCATGTCGCAAGATCCCGAATTTTCTCCAGAAACTATGGACATCGATGCCTCTGCCCTTAGCGAAAGGTTGTCGGAGCCCTACTTCTTGAGGAAGGTTTTGGGGGAAGAGCTGGGTGATAATGGCTGCATTCACAAGCTGTTGGCGATTTCGGTCCACGCCGTTTTACTCGAGTCGGGTTTCGTGGGGATCGATCCAATTTCGGGGCTCCGAACCGATCGGTTTCATTGGCCAGATGAGTTTCCTTCTCCTGTCTCATTTCACTATTCCCTGCCTGAACTGTTGAGGTCTAATTTGACTGATTATGTAGTTTTAAAGTTTCAGACTTTAGGCCATTTCTTTCAGGTTTATGGGTCTTTGTTTAAGGGTTCAAGTTTATATAAATTGTCTCTGGATGAAACTAGGTTTGCTCCAACTCTGAATTTGGTGTGGGAAAATTGTGATAAAAATGTTGCTATGGATGATAAGAAAGATGGGTCTTTTGTTTCGTATCCTGAGAGTgaagttttcgagttttggaagaTTGTTAAAGATGGGCTTGCATTGCCATTGTTAATAGATCTCTGTGATAAGACTGGTTTGGCCCTTCCGGTTTGTTTGATTCGTCTCCCAGCCGAGTTAAAGGTGAAGATCCTGGAGTCGTTACCCGGTGCCGATATTGCGAGGATGGAATGCGTTTGCTTGGAGATGCGATACCTGGCTTCCAACAATGATCTGTGGAAGCAGAAATTTaaagaagagtttgggtgtacgTCAGGAACTGTAGCAACGGGGAACTGGAAAAAGATGTTTATTTCATGCTGGGAGAGTAGGAAGAAGCGAAATCCGGCGATTACAAGGTGGCAAGGGTTTGCTCGTGTTGATAATAGACCGCTATACTTCCCAATTTGGAGAGATCCCAATCCATTCTTTCCTTCATTCGGAGTTCCTCACATAATTGGAGGTGAGCACGATGCATCACCATTTGTTGCTCCTCATCCTTACATGCCCTGTGTTCATCAACATCCATTTCGAGGGCGACAGAATTTCAGACATCACTGCAATCACGGAGAAAGACAGAATGATGCATAGTAGCCAGTGACTACTTTACCACCTATCCCTTGTCGAGAAATCGAGATGTGATTTAGGTAAAAATCATAGAAAGATcatgtttaaatatatgtttcTTGCATTTGAGAACCAAGTCTTTAGCTAGAAAGGGAAGAAGCAAAATGTGAGTGTGCCAGGTTCTTCAGtttggttttgatgcttgtaaGGTACCATGACTGATGTTACCAGCTAACTAAGCTACTTTGTTTGATGATATCTGTACAAGCCCAAATTTTCCCGGGGGCCCAAATAACCCTTACAATGGCCCAAACCCAATAATCCAAACCCAATACAACACAACCCAAACAAATTTAACCctaagcccaaatggcccaaaaaaaAACTTAGGCCAATTTCCAGCTAAGGgaaaaccctaggtgcgccgcacctaggtctTCAGCCTCCAGCGCCGCAAGTCACGGCCACCTGCCCTTCTGACGTCGCTCCACCTGCTCCACCTGCAAAGAGAGAAACAAACACGTAACAAGGAGAAAAAGAAGCAGACAACACAAAACAATGGAAAATATtgaatctttttctttctttttgttctttggctataaaagccgaacaTATTTCAAAAAAGAAAGGGGGGAGCccttttgaaaagaaaaacaaagaaataaaaggtgACCCTTTTGGTATCCGAATctttctctgtttattttattgtttattttttatctccTACACTAAATAACAAacgaaaaaatcaaaaaaaccTTACCTGCGCCGCACCGGAGGAGAGAAGACGAGCGGTTTCCCCTCGATCTTCGGGTCTCCGGCTTCTTTTTCGGGGATTTGGCCTTAGATCCGTACCCTAGGGACGCTAGGCTTAAAAAGGGGACCGAAAAGGTCCGATTTTGGACCTCCGGCCGCCACACACGGTGGCTCTACGGCGGAGACTCGCCGGAAGCCTTGGCCGGGCCATCTCCGGAATCGGAGCctgagaaaatgaaaaaaagagagagttttcTCTCTGTTCTTCAACAAAATGATGAAACCGTTTtatttttagccttttttttatatttatattaattataaaacggcgccgttttggtgggggtggatccgcgcgtcgacccgacccattaccaggaggatccgcgtgttttccaTTTTGGGGATATTTGCGCAGATGGTCCTCCCCTTTTTGTAGCGcgttcaaatcaatttttttatttctaattttcgCCCTTTAATTTGATGTCCGCTTCATTTCGGTCCTCGTCATAACGctgcgttttggagggtgggaAATATTACCCTTTTAGTCCCCCATGTCATTCGCGCTTTTTAATTCGGAccttcccttttatttattttagattttttcctttaatttcagCTTTGGTGTCAATTTGATCCTCtgtttcattattattactaattttgtttagtttattatctttactattgttaacattagttttattatttatatgtttatttatctATGTACAcgtattataattttattatttatattattactttgagtattattatatcaatGGTTAATTTCATCACGTATTTTTAATgtagtattattttatataataaataaaatagtattaacACTTTGGGTTTATTATACATTCGtttcaaaaattattatgtattattgtttAATCTTCATTATGTATacgtgcacatatatatatatattatttaatgtgtTGTGACTTattccttatataatatttactttaaaacctATTTGGACACTATTATTCTATGTAGTATTTATTTTAAACCATATTTTTAATTCCTTTCaaatattcatttatatattatttatctaaaatgtaaatataatttcatttttatatattttttagttatttcaaaACTCATACATTGGGTCCGTATTTGCCTTAATTGACtcgttttcttttagtttttgaaTGTAGATATTGATATTAGCATAATGTACAATAGAGATTATTGTTGCTATGTTTGTTAGTATTAATTCATTATTTGTTCATTATTCTTTGATATGCATTTGAACTATATATTATCTTTTACGTCATACATCATTTTTCAATCATGTCATATTTGTAAAAATCGTGTTTTATCAGAGCACTACAATCaccctatttcataattttcaaaaaagcCTCGTTCTCATAGTTCTCGAGAATTGTGTCCTCACTTACTGGGCTTCAAATTTTTCGATGAACTTAGATAACCGAGCATCCTTTTTAATCAAAACCCATAAGTAAAAAGCTCgttctcgggaattcgacacgttgtatcctaacgcattgaatatgacatgttattttctcgagacgaggattttaaaaataaaggcaatgctcgatatttagaaattttgtgaaatcgaaccctaacttactgggttttgattttctcatttgactcagataatcggatatccttcttaaaatgcataggttttaaaagacgaagaataagcttaattttgaggatttgaaacgttgcactctaacttactcagtgtaacaatttatttctttaaaataaatgagctttatcttccaattcattttattcaaaaagaaaggatcgtatttaaaatttcgacattaagacattaagtaaccaactaggtaccaattttgggcgtatcgagggtgctaatccttcctcgtgcgtaaccgactcccgaacccatttttctgaatttcatggaccaaacttgttgttttaataaaatcaaaccgtttattaaaaacaaccacttttcgaggtgacccgatcacacctcatctaaaaagatcggtggcgactcccatttttttgttttcgtcaaaacccaagtcgaccccgttttcatccaaaaaaatggtgtcaacagcttggcgactccgctggggacaaacacgagagtcaagccatgagttgattactttttgtctttttgtcaaaaatcaaaaacctagtttaaatatacgatcctttcattgtatttttatttatctttattatgatcttcgtcattgtgattcataattgctgtgtttaagttcagatttatttttgcacattgcattgcatgaccgttggtcatacccttttaagtgggagtgagaagctacgccttcatgaggttttcacctccgcatgggatagtgaatcgctttcgggatacatccgtacctatgtcttcgtgagattttcatctccgcatggccatagggaaatgtattcccctgaactgaactcagtccgtatgagcctataatgggtgaggatcgaggaatctgctggttcgggtacccttactttagaaccaaccctcatatggtagacttaggaacttaacctaggtagagccactccaaacccctagtatctacctgattaggtactttttgttttccttgtttgcttctgtttttttttactaaccgatcttgttttgttttgattatgattgcattgcatttgcattttaggaaagagatatggattcaaatccaattactaaattagaaagcttgtcatggaatacgaattccttgataaagtggaaaacaatacgacttcccaaacatattctgagaaacacaagaatggcgagggaagagttcgtgaccgtgcttggtggcctggggattcgagacgattgtccaaaagccttcaacaagctaacaagccttatgaagatgggcagatgatggatcgcgaccaagatcaagaaaatgagctagcaatggcatccattggtgagattacctcaaacatgcggaAAAAAAATCGAtattgtttcttggaatatgagggtgaggtcgtacatgtatccgttttatgtaacggaatttgctttctagaaaagtttcctaaatgtaattgaatcagaatcaacgtctctttaggcattcatttcatgcatttgcattacatcgcatcatatgcattagattttcacgaagtgaccctaattatgtaaaattatttcagctaatctggaaaaccaatcaaccaaacatccttacagtactcgtcgcaaagccaaagaaatggatcaaagattagagaaactggagcaaacgcaaaaagagatgcaagaccagttacaggtgcaaatgaaagaacatatggaaaagatccagaaagacatggcacaaaagatgaaggagtctcaggatgaactaatgactaaattgacgcaattaataaccaagggagtggataaagggaaaaatcatgtggtttgcgatgaagaaggaaacaatgatGAGCCACTTTTTTCTCCAGGATACACGCCTCCGCAAGCGCAAATTCAGATTGAACCACATCCACGAAGATCTTCTGTTTCGATTAGGCCTCAGCACTTTCAAGGTAACGCTTCAATATCGAAGAACCTTCAGGGCTGATCTGGTTCTAGTCCTGACGATAATCTGGTTGTCCcggacttcgatgaagtagcggagaaagacaagatgaaggaggagttaccaaagcagtttgaggagaaatggaaatggattgaagagaagtttagggcgatagaaagtatcgacggctatcatggaatagatgcgaaagatctgagtttagttccggatttggtatttccttacaaatttaagatgccggaattcgagaaatataatgggaccagctgcccagaaactcatattactatgttctgtaggcgtatggccggatacgtcaacaacgaccaactgctcatacactgctttcaagatagcctcacaggggcagcgtctaagtggtacaatcaattgacgcgtatccagattagctcttggagggatttagcacaagcctttatgaaacaatacagtcatgtagctgatatggtccttgacagaattacccttcaaaatatggagaaaaagcctaatgaaagttttaggcaatacgcacaaaggtggagggaggtcgctattcaagttcagccgccactcctggagaaagaaatgacgatgctcttcatccacacattgaaggccccgttcatcactcacatgttgggaaatGCTTCGATGAGTTTTTTAGACATAGTCAtgagcggtgaaatgattgaaagtgccgtgagaagtggaaagattgatgctggggAGAATAATAGAAGGTCagacttaaagaagaaggaaaatgatgtgagcaatgtgaacacctacaacaaatcgattacacagccaagaaaggtgattactagtcagcaaggttcatctagacaagaatcgtatgtgaagcaaggcactgagaaccttcaattcacgccaattccgatggcatataaggagttgtatcaaagcttattcaacgcacgtgttgtcgcccctctctacacgaaacctccacagccaccgtaccccaaatggcacgatgcgaatgcacattgcgaatatcatgcgggaaatacggggcattccatagagaaCTGCATAGCcttcaagaaactggttgaaaagctcatcaacatgggtgtcGTCAAGTTTGGTGACTCATCTAATGCAGAAAATTCGCCACCCAATCATGATTAACAATGGGGTGAACGCAATATATGAGAAAGTGTTGGGAAGTTTTCACATCAATACCATATATGAAGGCATAATTGAAAGGGGATCTTATTAGATGTTCGCCCTTataaacctgggagtgttctaaagaaacctttgtagtatttagagcttactcagagtaatattcaaaacacacttgttgctttcagcctagagcaacaagaagtcttttgtgaaaaaggcttatgtctgaacgtcattattctaatggaatgcatctttgcgatcttttgaactaatatttttttcattgatcattcttttattcttccatccaaatcattctttcgttcattcataatcatactgtgcagatacttattcttaaattcatacattctttatatattattttgtacctacaataggtccctggatatcaacgacatgaatgacactgctacagacttagaacctccttttgagcgagatatgtgttttgagggatctcatgactttgaagatgacacagATCGTAGATTATCTccaaacttgttgaggatggtagaacaaaaggataaacagatcctacctctcagtgaatcattagaaattgtgagctcgatgaagactagaattgacctgcctacagagacgaaaaattcgaagatgtctttgtatgatcataccagggtatgcctcgattcttataataaaacctgcacaacagcacgatgtcagaaatttacagtgcgaacgatgcaattctttgccggggcaatacCGTTCTCGTCaattcagcatagctttgcccgtttgaagtcgagtttctatTCCTTCAAGATGTTGCTGGATTTTATCCCGATGGGAGAAGAAGATCAAGAGTTTCCAGTTGTAGTTTTACCCTAAAAGGCTCTATAAAGGAAATTCGATATCAGAGAAGATCCTTTGAaggggataacaaggacttgtcTAATCCCAAGAGTTTAGATCTGATTCAAAAAcaagggaaaaggaaaagaaaaaacaaaataaaaatcaaaataaaaaataaaaagaaaaagagaaatcaatcaaagtcaaaataaaaatatgaaaagcaaagaaaagaaaagaagaggccaaggcaaaaaccaaaaagggcgctttgtgaccaaaagtggttttgagttgaaaacccaaaaagggtgactcaaattttgagcaaaatggggtatggacatcaccattatcgaagacttctaatgggcattgcttcactattgagatcattaattacttcatcaaatggataAAGGCTACAGcatgcgtcaatgtcatcatatgccaaTATAGAATTCCAGAGACGATGGTATGGGAAAATGTATTGAACTGGAATGACAACATGATAGTTGAGGGCTGTAATCGGTTCAAAATCAGACATCATAGTTTGTCACAGTATTGTAAGACaatgaagttcaaaaaaaaaaaaagatgaagaatgaaaatggaaaatgaaaagagtaaaaatggagaggctaaggggaaaacccgcaaagggcaccttaggccaaaggggatttgagttgaaaacccgaaaggggcggctcaaatattgatcaaaatggggcatgaggtgatataAGCTGCTCAAGTTTTGTTCATATTGAGGCATGTGTTGATCTTGCCATGCCTGgatcaacaggaaaggataggcgacatcttgggggcatcgacagagcattgtagatctcctaaacacatgtccaactcaaaagggtcttcagaaagtttgtatagagaagttcaagctgtgatatctggggcacccaattctcatgttatttgttgttcttggaatactttttctttctttccaagatatacattcccaattaattcttttgttgtccttcttcactattttcgataatttgttctttcgagctatgctcagaaccaactttattcttatccattgttatgacctttttgcaagcattggaataatgattaatggactaataaaactttc
This region includes:
- the LOC121225698 gene encoding F-box protein SKIP22, coding for MKLRLRNHESRETLRIQLPSPCSFLQLQETLSLSLPPPHPPPSSLRFYLNDNDLLLPPSPHSSLHSLGVVAGDLLYFSSNPTAFSAVSVTQMDDPNRVPDNNNNQETQMQELPQFEEPMSQDPEFSPETMDIDASALSERLSEPYFLRKVLGEELGDNGCIHKLLAISVHAVLLESGFVGIDPISGLRTDRFHWPDEFPSPVSFHYSLPELLRFAPTLNLVWENCDKNVAMDDKKDGSFVSYPESEVFEFWKIVKDGLALPLLIDLCDKTGLALPVCLIRLPAELKVKILESLPGADIARMECVCLEMRYLASNNDLWKQKFKEEFGCTSGTVATGNWKKMFISCWESRKKRNPAITRWQGFARVDNRPLYFPIWRDPNPFFPSFGVPHIIGGEHDASPFVAPHPYMPCVHQHPFRGRQNFRHHCNHGERQNDA